The following coding sequences lie in one Ictalurus furcatus strain D&B chromosome 7, Billie_1.0, whole genome shotgun sequence genomic window:
- the LOC128610683 gene encoding apolipophorins-like produces MVQLQNTTVMVSSKEQMEVDCCSVQTPFINPDVTVTRELNLLTVSNRRGLLVSCEPSLSMCSVTLDGWLHGISSGLLGTNDNEVGNDYLLPNGSQARSEDDFMQGWNVGSICVSVESESCANQTAANLSCSLFFSSTMSPLSSCFRVASRHTPENPS; encoded by the exons ATGGTTCAGCTGCAAAACACCACTGTAATGGTCAGTTCAAAAGAGCAG ATGGAAGTGGATTGCTGTAGCGTACAGACACCCTTCATTAATCCTGATGTGACTGTGACCAGAGAGCTGAACCTACTTACAGTGTCAAATAGAAGAGGATTATTGGTGTCATGTGAGCCCTCTCTAAGCATGTGCAGTGTAACGCTAGATGGATGGCTGCACG GTATATCCAGTGGACTTCTAGGAACCAATGATAACGAGGTGGGAAATGACTATTTGCTGCCAAATGGCTCTCAGGCCCGCAGTGAGGACGATTTTATGCAAGGATGGAAT GTGGGTTCTATCTGTGTGAGTGTGGAATCTGAGTCCTGTGCAAACCAAACGGCAGCAAATCTGTCCTGTTCActtttcttctcctctacaATGTCTCCTCTCAGCTCCTGCTTCAGAGTGGCAAGTAGACACA CCCCAGAAAATCCCTCATGA
- the LOC128610682 gene encoding uncharacterized protein LOC128610682 — protein MFGSDLTFMTCDELLGKLRELSLNVAGFTVELLKGQEIKVNHRAIVVAEELVLPSISGLPIKLNINMSSFYSLWVKGSANFKDWSQFSLAGYVKPKTFVGISARMGIDGAFGRVGMEWVTQVRTSTSLDGGIHVHNGQSLKMVLNTPDDVMDILSFSFRMYRVNGESREELTPRNLKEKTTCSPKTWSKMLGWQLCTDATYPVQLLGKSFPPPGPIIFSLRLQKLDRVLQKYLLEAAYAFVPQQNSWIPREANILLFLGTPQSTIPRDISLDFSLSPQRLILKIVHPLKTILIQGQFDELNGQRSGRAEILIDDKYHYYLKGLIKTLSLPSEKRTQYQLEAKCAADGHPVILSVNVTHGLNRKINVSAKLRNVFIKDASFSVQVERRQDDGKRQYSVDAGLLLPYLLSTRIFGLLEHRGIEWASGLRIRYGVQEDSENMQECHMSQNLRHEFKPVEMHYGTTVEHELQCSHITFINHRIQIQHERSPIKIQSSLDLSYGNHWNQGSNKQRVLLSQSFRNQSGQSLTSYALEFSLRIPDKGLNFRTQFLYSHQKRRQSEMSTHLKVNYNDQIPLVAGLHWKDMSAKVSLQKWEGSLNMDTPWLYVYMAHKLSQLQHGTTQFTSEITSRRLVTIHNLMLDGLYRERGRDREGHLYLFTPTATYLKVGGYVIAGKRRVNASCSISTAWMPTLSGDISLGNGKELKTLDLSTSYGKQNLNISSSLNIVDKKLKKKFLMMTMTLSDLNYSYLELDIGGRVEEMRKDMNLYQKRWAAI, from the exons ATGTTTGGTAGTGACCTCACATTCATGACCTGCGATGAACTGCTTGGCAAATTGAGAGAGCTATCACTTAATGTAGCTGGCTTCACTGTGGAGCTTCTGAAG gGTCAGGAGATTAAGGTAAACCACAGGGCAATTGTGGTAGCAGAAGAACTGGTCTTACCATCAATTTCAGGGTTGCCAATCAAGCTGAACATCAACATGTCCTCTTTCTACTCCCTCTGGGTGAAGGGTAGTGCTAACTTTAAGGACTGGTCTCAGTTCTCCTTGGCTGGTTATGTTAAACCAAA GACATTTGTTGGCATCTCAGCAAGAATGGGAATAGATGGAGCTTTTGGTCGAGTTGGAATGGAGTGGGTCACCCAAGTCAGAACATCCACCAGCTTGGACGGAGGCATACATGTGCACAATGGACAAAGTCTGAAGATGGTTCTCAACACACCTGATGATGTTATGGATATTTTGTCCTTTAG TTTCAGAATGTATCGCGTAAATGGAGAAAGTAGAGAGGAGCTCACACCAAGGAACCTCAAAGAGAAGACTACCTGTTCTCCCAAAACAT GGTCAAAGATGCTTGGATGGCAGTTATGCACTGATGCCACCTACCCCGTGCAGCTGTTGGGAAAAAGTTTTCCACCTCCTGGCCCAATTATCTTTAGTTTGAGGCTCCAAAAACTAGACAGAGTCCTTCAAAAGTACCTTTTAGAAGCAGCTTATGCCTTTGTTCCTCAG CAAAACTCCTGGATCCCACGTGAAGCCaacatcctcctcttccttggAACTCCACAATCCACTATCCCCCGAGATATATCTTTGGACTTCAGTCTCAGTCCTCAGAGGCTAATTCTGAAAATTGTTCACCCTCTGAAAACCATTCTTATTCAAG GGCAGTTTGATGAACTGAATGGTCAGAGGTCAGGAAGAGCTGAAATACTAATAGATGACAAGTACCATTATTAcctaaaa GGACTGATAAAGACTCTGAGTCTTCCATCAGAAAAAAGAACACAATACCAGCTGGAGGCCAAGTGTGCAGCAGATGGGCATCCAGTCATACTCTCTGTTAATGTCACACATGGGCTCAACAGGAAGATCAATGTCTCTGCTAAGTTGAGAAATGTCTTCATTAAGGATGCTTCCTTTTCAG TGCAGGTCGAGCGGAGGCAGGATGACGGCAAGAGGCAGTATTCAGTGGATGCAGGGCTCCTTTTGCCTTACTTACTTAGCACTAGGATCTTTGGACTACTTGAACACAGGGGGATTGAGTGGGCCTCTGGCTTGAGGATCAGATATGGGGTACAAG AGGACTCAGAAAATATGCAAGAGTGCCACATGTCCCAGAACCTGAGACATGAGTTCAAGCCAGTTGAGATGCACTACGGCACAACAGTAGAGCATGAGCTCCAGTGTTCCCACATCACATTCATCAACCACAGG ATTCAGATCCAACATGAAAGGAGCCCCATTAAAATTCAGTCTTCCCTTGACCTGAGCTATGGCAACCACTGGAACCAAGGTAGCAACAAACAAAGAGTCCTCTTGAGTCAGTCCTTCAGGAACCAGTCTGGACAGAGTCTCACCAGTTATGCTCTGGAG TTTAGCTTACGAATCCCAGACAAAGGACTGAATTTCAGGACTCAGTTCCTGTACTCCCACCAGAAAAGAAGGCAGTCTGAGATGAGCACCCATCTGAAGGTCAATTATAATGACCAGATTCCCCTAGTGGCTGGGCTTCATTGGAAAGATATGTCTGCAAAAGTTTCATTACAGAAATGGGAAG GGTCCCTAAACATGGACACACCTTGGCTGTATGTCTACATGGCTCATAAGTTATCTCAACTCCAGCATGGCACAACCCAATTCACTTCTGAAATTACAAGCCGGAGATTGGTTACCATTCATAACTTGATGCTGGATGGCCTCTACAGGGAAaggggcagagacagagagggacactTATACTTATTCACACCAACAGCCACCTATCTAAAG GTTGGTGGCTACGTCATAGCAGGGAAACGTAGAGTTAACGCCTCATGTTCCATCAGCACAGCTTGGATGCCAACCTTGAGTGGCGACATTTCACTGGGGAATGGAAAAGAGTTGAAGACTCTGGATTTGAGCACCAGCTATGGCAAGCAGAACCTCAACATCTCCTCAAGCCTCAACATTGTAGATAAG AAGCTGAAGAAGAAATTCTTGATGATGACTATGACTCTGTCAGACCTAAACTATTCTTATCTTGAGCTGGATATTGGCGGTAGAGTGGAAGAGATGAGGAAGGACATGAACTTGTATCAAAAACGATGG GCAGCCATTTAA